From bacterium, a single genomic window includes:
- a CDS encoding VWA domain-containing protein, with the protein MIKFANPEYLYAFAIIPLLALLLWDWFRTQRLRMQRVGDTRLVDHLSQRIDPKRRLARWTMWTAGMIFGIFAMAGLSVGSRYEKVKITGVDMVIALDISASMGAEDIKPNRLEKAKHEIGTLLSRLGGDRVALVIFAGQAFIQCPMTSDYSAVRMFLDAIDVQSTTAGGTNFAEMLDVARSAFPKPQDVQGPATGKAIVIFSDGEDHSDEATEKAKALLGENIRIFAVGVATENAVPIPVYDDRTGQTDFKKFNGSVVTTKREDAMLTAITDMSGGAYYQATINETEIQKIYDAISQLQKGESAEYQFTEYENQFQWFVGLSLIAVVFYIGIGNRKTESRA; encoded by the coding sequence GTGATCAAATTTGCCAATCCGGAATATCTTTATGCATTTGCGATCATACCGCTCCTAGCCTTGCTGCTTTGGGATTGGTTTCGCACACAGCGCCTCCGCATGCAGCGTGTCGGCGATACCCGCTTGGTAGATCACTTGTCTCAGCGAATTGATCCAAAACGACGTTTAGCGCGATGGACGATGTGGACGGCGGGAATGATTTTCGGAATTTTCGCTATGGCCGGTTTATCGGTTGGCAGTCGCTATGAGAAAGTTAAAATAACCGGTGTGGATATGGTTATCGCACTGGATATCTCCGCGTCCATGGGAGCTGAAGACATCAAACCCAATCGTTTGGAAAAAGCCAAGCATGAAATCGGCACCCTGCTCTCGCGGCTCGGCGGAGATCGTGTAGCTTTAGTGATATTTGCAGGACAGGCTTTTATTCAGTGCCCGATGACCAGCGACTACAGCGCGGTGCGCATGTTTCTGGACGCAATTGACGTGCAATCCACGACAGCCGGCGGTACAAATTTTGCCGAAATGCTCGACGTTGCGCGATCCGCTTTTCCGAAACCGCAGGACGTGCAAGGACCGGCTACGGGAAAAGCCATCGTTATTTTTTCAGACGGTGAAGATCACAGCGACGAGGCCACTGAAAAAGCCAAAGCCCTGCTCGGCGAAAACATTCGCATATTTGCCGTCGGTGTAGCCACGGAAAATGCAGTTCCCATCCCTGTGTACGATGATCGCACCGGCCAAACGGATTTTAAAAAATTCAACGGATCCGTCGTTACGACCAAACGTGAAGATGCGATGCTCACGGCTATCACAGATATGAGCGGCGGCGCGTATTATCAAGCCACTATCAACGAAACAGAAATCCAGAAAATATACGACGCCATCTCCCAGCTTCAAAAAGGCGAAAGTGCCGAATATCAATTCACAGAGTATGAGAACCAATTTCAGTGGTTTGTCGGTTTGAGTCTGATCGCCGTTGTATTTTATATCGGCATCGGTAATCGCAAAACAGAAAGCCGCGCATGA
- the xth gene encoding exodeoxyribonuclease III, translated as MRLISWNVNGIRAVSKKGFLEWLDKESPDVMCLQETKAMPEQLDASLLNPMGYTGYFNSAQRKGYSGVATFCLKKPTSVQNGIGVERFDAEGRVLMTDHGDFILFNIYFPNGKMNAERLQYKMDFYDTVLKYFDALKDQGKKLVICGDYNTAHKPIDLARPRENEKISGFLPSERAWMDELVSHGYVDTLRVFNQEPGQYSWWDQQSRARERNVGWRIDYFFVSDNLLPALKNAWIMPDVMGSDHCPVGIELKF; from the coding sequence ATGCGCCTTATCAGTTGGAATGTCAATGGCATTCGTGCCGTATCTAAAAAAGGTTTTCTTGAGTGGCTGGATAAAGAAAGCCCGGATGTGATGTGTTTGCAGGAAACCAAAGCAATGCCGGAGCAACTGGATGCGTCTCTACTTAATCCGATGGGATACACCGGGTATTTTAATTCCGCACAACGCAAAGGGTATAGCGGGGTGGCTACATTTTGTTTAAAAAAACCGACGTCTGTTCAAAATGGTATCGGCGTAGAACGATTTGATGCCGAAGGTCGGGTACTAATGACGGATCACGGCGATTTTATTTTGTTTAACATTTATTTCCCCAACGGGAAAATGAATGCGGAGCGTTTGCAATACAAAATGGATTTTTATGACACCGTGTTAAAGTATTTTGATGCGTTGAAAGATCAGGGAAAAAAATTAGTCATTTGCGGGGATTATAATACGGCCCATAAACCGATTGATCTGGCCCGCCCGCGTGAGAATGAAAAAATTTCCGGTTTTTTACCGTCTGAACGAGCCTGGATGGATGAATTGGTTAGTCACGGTTATGTAGATACCTTGCGTGTTTTCAATCAAGAGCCCGGTCAATATTCGTGGTGGGATCAGCAGAGTCGGGCACGCGAGCGAAACGTGGGGTGGCGTATTGATTATTTTTTTGTCAGTGATAATCTGCTTCCCGCACTGAAAAACGCATGGATCATGCCCGATGTGATGGGTTCGGATCATTGTCCTGTAGGCATTGAGTTAAAGTTTTAA
- a CDS encoding MerR family transcriptional regulator: MKNRFSIKDLEQFSGIKAHTLRIWEKRYDMLNPNRTKTNIRWYSSDDLKRLLNIALLYHHDHKISKIAALTDKELSDKVAEIAQNSSDYSVFVDGLVMAMIEMDEQRFEKIFSSGLIKLGFEDTIAKVVYPFLIKIGFMWQMGSSNPAQEHFVSNLIRQKIIAAIDGQVVPMDRSPKKAILFLPDGEMHELGLLVLNYMMRARGLNTYYLGQSVPMEDLRRACEIKKPDYLVSVFTSPMPKLKEFVRLLSQHFPHTKIILSGKQILSANLKLPSQFYLLPSFDQLNKHLS, translated from the coding sequence ATGAAAAATCGCTTTTCAATCAAAGATCTTGAGCAGTTCAGCGGAATCAAAGCACACACTTTGCGCATTTGGGAAAAACGCTACGATATGCTTAATCCCAACCGCACAAAAACTAACATTCGGTGGTACTCTTCGGACGATCTCAAACGACTGCTAAATATCGCTCTGTTGTATCACCATGATCATAAGATTTCCAAAATCGCTGCGCTGACCGATAAGGAGTTATCGGATAAAGTCGCAGAAATAGCGCAAAACTCATCGGATTATTCGGTTTTTGTGGATGGCCTTGTGATGGCTATGATCGAAATGGATGAACAGCGTTTTGAGAAAATTTTTTCAAGCGGACTGATCAAGCTTGGTTTTGAGGATACCATCGCTAAAGTTGTTTATCCATTCCTCATCAAGATCGGCTTCATGTGGCAAATGGGTTCGTCCAATCCCGCACAGGAACACTTCGTGTCCAATTTGATTCGTCAAAAAATTATCGCCGCGATTGACGGGCAAGTCGTCCCGATGGACCGATCTCCCAAAAAAGCGATTCTTTTTTTGCCGGATGGCGAAATGCATGAATTGGGTCTTTTGGTGCTCAATTATATGATGCGTGCTCGAGGTTTAAATACGTATTACCTTGGCCAATCGGTACCCATGGAAGATTTACGACGAGCTTGCGAAATAAAGAAACCGGACTACCTGGTATCGGTTTTCACCAGTCCTATGCCTAAGCTTAAAGAGTTTGTTCGCCTATTATCACAACACTTTCCTCATACCAAAATCATACTGAGCGGTAAACAAATATTATCCGCCAATCTAAAATTACCGTCTCAATTTTATCTGCTGCCTTCGTTTGATCAATTAAACAAACATCTGTCATAG